One Deltaproteobacteria bacterium genomic window carries:
- a CDS encoding RluA family pseudouridine synthase, whose amino-acid sequence MMDVFTVTIERADARQRLDRFLAGVGTWGTRSQVHRLIADGGVWIDGVPAKPSSVLRCGQCVEVRPARRHPSCADVMPEAIPLDVLHEDDWLLIINKPPGLVVHPAPGHWQGTLVSALLHRWQSRPADLDPLRPGIVHRLDKDTSGVLVIAKDAATLAALGAQFRAREVSKEYLALVWGTLRERQGEIRRPIGRHPVQRKRMSVRAGGRAAITRYEVVADTNGMSVVRVWPQTGRTHQIRVHLAALGHPVVGDALYGGGGARAAALAMSRQALHAARIEFVHPHTGKSIGVSAGLPDDLLGLLDRMGLARLALASLTSPRPSSSVSPQQQRASRPRASEHDTRLGTARSSHRASPKLRSLKEERT is encoded by the coding sequence ATGATGGACGTGTTCACCGTTACGATCGAACGCGCCGATGCGCGGCAACGGCTCGATCGCTTCTTGGCCGGCGTTGGGACTTGGGGGACCCGTTCGCAAGTGCACCGACTCATCGCCGACGGTGGTGTGTGGATCGATGGGGTGCCGGCGAAACCCAGTTCTGTGCTGCGCTGTGGCCAATGCGTTGAAGTTCGCCCCGCGCGTCGCCACCCCTCGTGTGCTGACGTGATGCCGGAAGCCATCCCGCTCGATGTGCTGCACGAAGACGACTGGCTGCTCATCATCAATAAGCCGCCGGGTTTGGTCGTGCATCCGGCGCCGGGCCATTGGCAGGGCACTCTGGTGAGTGCGCTACTGCACCGCTGGCAGAGCCGGCCCGCCGATCTCGACCCGCTGCGGCCGGGAATCGTTCACCGGCTCGACAAGGATACCTCGGGCGTGTTGGTGATCGCGAAAGACGCCGCGACCTTGGCCGCGTTGGGCGCGCAGTTTCGCGCCCGCGAGGTCAGCAAGGAGTATCTCGCCCTGGTGTGGGGCACGTTGCGCGAGCGTCAAGGTGAGATCCGGCGGCCGATCGGCCGTCATCCGGTGCAGCGCAAACGCATGAGTGTGCGCGCCGGCGGGCGTGCCGCGATTACGCGCTACGAAGTGGTAGCGGACACGAACGGCATGAGCGTGGTGCGCGTGTGGCCGCAAACCGGTCGCACGCATCAGATTCGCGTCCATCTCGCCGCCCTGGGACATCCGGTTGTCGGCGACGCCCTCTACGGTGGTGGCGGTGCGCGTGCAGCCGCCTTGGCGATGTCGCGGCAGGCCCTGCACGCAGCGCGAATCGAGTTTGTGCATCCGCACACCGGTAAGTCGATCGGCGTCTCGGCAGGGTTGCCCGACGATCTGCTCGGCCTGCTCGACCGGATGGGACTAGCCAGATTGGCGCTTGCCAGCTTGACTTCACCCAGACCATCCAGTAGCGTTTCCCCACAACAGCAACGCGCGTCACGACCGAGGGCCTCCGAGCACGACACCCGCCTCGGAACCGCCCGATCATCACACCGCGCATCTCCGAAATTGAGATCGTTGAAAGAAGAGAGGACCTAA
- the pal gene encoding peptidoglycan-associated lipoprotein Pal, whose translation MGRRLIPFVTLGLLLSFVGTGCPTKKKGVGEGDDVAKLSDSELAGAGSLERNKAGLNPTEGGPLADVPFAFDSSELDETARTTLRANSDWLKDNPKKKAEIEGHCDERGTVEYNLALGAKRARAAKDYLVTLGVAADRLTTISYGEELPLCREHDEGCWQRNRRAHFVVLAE comes from the coding sequence ATGGGTCGGCGACTAATTCCGTTCGTGACTCTCGGGCTGCTGCTGTCTTTCGTTGGCACGGGCTGTCCCACTAAAAAGAAGGGTGTCGGAGAAGGTGATGATGTCGCCAAGCTCAGCGATTCAGAGCTCGCCGGCGCCGGAAGCTTGGAACGGAACAAGGCCGGGTTGAATCCGACCGAAGGCGGACCCTTGGCGGATGTACCGTTCGCCTTCGACTCATCTGAACTCGACGAGACGGCACGGACGACGTTGCGCGCGAACAGCGATTGGCTGAAAGACAATCCGAAGAAGAAGGCCGAGATCGAAGGTCACTGCGATGAACGGGGCACGGTTGAATACAACCTCGCGCTCGGCGCCAAGCGCGCCCGCGCGGCGAAGGACTACCTGGTCACGCTCGGGGTGGCGGCCGATCGACTCACCACGATCAGCTACGGAGAAGAGCTCCCGCTCTGCCGCGAGCACGACGAGGGCTGTTGGCAGCGCAATCGGCGCGCCCATTTCGTCGTCTTGGCCGAATAG
- the ybgF gene encoding tol-pal system protein YbgF, with protein MRPFRYPFLLCVLAAVASGCATRADLVKVQKDQREVRALLADTQVAVDSLRRKVEQIRSQIDEANRAGGHGARGGSRSTEDLEKRLAELEARLAAQGQTIPPVGVPPGGSPPAGVMPGTPTTGEAPPVVASPPPTPEPTKPLTVSEAALAREDAALQGTKVDEEYRDGIRAVKAGQCDQAEPKFRAFIRKNPKSDLADNAQYWVGECYYRQKNYNKAIVELNDVLSKYPKGDKVPSALWTLAAAFEDSGDKLDARLVLQKLISDHPKSEEAEQGRQKLRSLGD; from the coding sequence GTGCGTCCGTTCCGTTATCCATTCCTTCTCTGTGTCCTCGCCGCGGTTGCGAGCGGCTGCGCTACGCGCGCCGATCTGGTGAAGGTGCAAAAGGATCAGCGCGAGGTCCGCGCGCTGTTGGCGGACACCCAGGTCGCAGTCGATAGCTTGCGGCGAAAGGTGGAACAGATCCGTAGTCAGATCGACGAAGCCAATCGCGCTGGCGGTCATGGCGCGCGCGGTGGTTCGCGCTCAACGGAAGACTTGGAGAAGCGTCTGGCTGAGCTTGAGGCGCGACTCGCCGCGCAGGGGCAGACTATTCCGCCGGTCGGCGTGCCGCCGGGGGGATCGCCGCCGGCCGGTGTGATGCCGGGTACCCCAACGACGGGTGAAGCGCCGCCCGTTGTCGCGTCCCCGCCGCCAACTCCCGAGCCGACCAAGCCGCTGACGGTTTCTGAAGCGGCGCTCGCACGCGAAGACGCCGCGCTGCAAGGCACCAAGGTTGATGAAGAGTATCGCGACGGCATTCGCGCGGTGAAGGCCGGTCAATGTGATCAAGCCGAGCCGAAGTTCCGCGCCTTCATCCGCAAAAATCCCAAGTCCGATCTGGCCGACAACGCGCAGTATTGGGTCGGCGAGTGCTACTACCGGCAGAAGAACTACAACAAGGCCATCGTCGAATTGAACGACGTGCTCTCCAAGTATCCCAAGGGCGACAAGGTGCCGAGCGCGTTGTGGACGCTGGCTGCGGCGTTTGAAGACTCTGGCGACAAGCTCGATGCCCGCCTCGTGCTGCAGAAATTGATCAGCGATCATCCGAAGTCGGAAGAGGCGGAGCAGGGACGACAGAAACTACGCAGTCTCGGCGACTGA
- a CDS encoding bifunctional riboflavin kinase/FAD synthetase: MLVLRHLEHIERRFATPVLTLGNFDGVHCGHQAILARTVAAARAQDGEAIAITFWPHPAQVLAPARGAAVIMGLRQRLELMAACGVDVIIAQRFSLRFARITAEDFVRRLIVERLGVRRLVVGHSVSFGHNRGGNAAVLGRLGAELGVEVEVVEPVRVGDHVASSSAVRRALRAGEIEHARLLLGRPHTIAGRVIHGHHRGRTMGFPTANLRVKAAMLPPDGVYAVRLRYRDQWRAAIANIGFNPTFGDRERSIETHVFDFAADLYRQRVEVAFLKRIRGEVKFADAEALVTQIHQDVAAARAVLAQELV; the protein is encoded by the coding sequence ATGCTCGTGTTGCGGCATCTCGAGCACATCGAGCGTCGGTTTGCGACGCCGGTGTTGACGCTCGGTAACTTTGACGGAGTCCACTGCGGCCATCAAGCGATCCTCGCCCGCACGGTCGCCGCGGCGCGTGCGCAGGATGGGGAAGCCATCGCCATCACCTTCTGGCCGCACCCGGCGCAGGTGCTCGCGCCGGCCCGCGGGGCTGCGGTGATCATGGGTTTGCGCCAGCGACTCGAATTGATGGCCGCATGCGGTGTCGATGTGATCATCGCGCAACGCTTCAGCCTGCGCTTCGCTCGCATCACGGCGGAAGACTTCGTTCGGCGCTTGATCGTCGAGCGGCTCGGGGTGCGGCGTCTGGTGGTTGGTCACAGCGTCAGCTTTGGCCACAACCGAGGCGGCAACGCGGCGGTGCTAGGTCGACTGGGCGCCGAACTTGGCGTGGAGGTCGAAGTGGTCGAGCCGGTTCGTGTCGGCGACCACGTTGCCAGCAGCAGCGCCGTGCGGCGAGCGTTGCGCGCGGGGGAGATTGAGCACGCGCGCCTCCTGCTCGGCCGGCCGCACACCATCGCCGGGCGCGTGATTCATGGCCACCATCGCGGTCGCACGATGGGTTTTCCCACCGCCAACCTGCGCGTGAAGGCGGCGATGTTACCGCCGGACGGGGTATATGCGGTACGCCTGCGGTACCGCGATCAGTGGCGCGCGGCGATCGCCAACATCGGGTTCAACCCGACCTTCGGCGATCGTGAACGCAGCATCGAGACTCACGTTTTCGATTTCGCTGCCGATCTCTATCGGCAGCGGGTGGAAGTGGCGTTTCTCAAGCGCATCCGCGGTGAGGTGAAGTTCGCCGACGCCGAGGCGTTGGTCACGCAGATCCACCAAGACGTGGCGGCGGCGCGCGCGGTGCTGGCGCAAGAGCTAGTCTGA